The Gasterosteus aculeatus chromosome 8, fGasAcu3.hap1.1, whole genome shotgun sequence genome has a window encoding:
- the LOC120824161 gene encoding GTP-binding protein REM 2 isoform X3, with protein MTLSSAPAVRRGSTPLPIKHQLRREEAVHDDGDWTSGAAGPSAAAVGFSPALGEYPTLAAEGRPDGPLRIALLGQNGVGKSSLAVALGGDMDRTASVDSEGEGYVRTVTVDDEDSTIIIFDNWRQDLSALQCEVGVLVFSVTDRRSFHRTAQLRLLLRETQPQTPIILVGNKSDLVRTREVTAQEAMSSAALFKCLYLEISASLDHRTPELLECAVRLARGQSPWPPGSSAEDMSGGGGQRGSITSRAKRFLSSLVPRYPREREGRFLRQKSRSCHDLGAL; from the exons ATGACTCTGTCCAGCGCCCCGGCTGTGCGCAGAGGAAGCACCCCTCTGCCCATCAAGCACCAGCTCAGGCGGGAGGAAGCCGTCCACGATGACGGCGATTGGACTTCGGGGGCGGCCGGCCCTTCCGCCGCGGCCGTCGGCTTCAGCCCGGCGCTGGGCGAATACCCGACCCTGGCGGCGGAGGGCCGGCCCGACGGGCCTCTGAGGATCGCCCTGCTGGGGCAGAACGGCGTGGGGAAGTCCTCTCTGGCCGTGGCCCTCGGCGGGGACATGGACAGGACGGCGTCCGTGGATTCCGAAG GGGAGGGTTACGTACGCACGGTCACCGTGGACGACGAGGACAGCACCATCATTATCTTTGACAACTGGAGACAG GACCTCTCGGCTCTGCAGTGCGAGGTTGGCGTTTTGGTGTTTTCGGTGACCGACCGGCGGAGCTTCCACCGAACGGCTCAGCTGAGGCTCCTCCTGAGGGAGACTCAGCCCCAAACACCCATAATCCTCGTGGGCAACAAGAGCGACCTGGTCCGAACGCGCGAGGTCACCGCTCAAG aAGCCATGTCCAGCGCCGCCCTTTTCAAATGTCTGTATCTGGAGATCTCGGCCTCCCTGGACCACCGCACTCCGGAGCTCCTGGAGTGCGCGGTGCGGCTGGCCAGGGGTCAGTCCCCGTGGCCCCCGGGGTCCAGCGCCGAAGACatgagcggcgggggggggcagcgggggagCATCACTTCCCGCGCCAAGCGCTTCCTGTCCAGCCTGGTGCCTCGGTACCCGCGGGAGCGAGAGGGCCGGTTCCTGAGGCAGAAGTCCCGCTCGTGCCACGACCTGGGGGCGCTGTGA
- the LOC120824161 gene encoding GTP-binding protein REM 2 isoform X1, protein MPTDVPEDKLNHEEKATKCDSMTLSSAPAVRRGSTPLPIKHQLRREEAVHDDGDWTSGAAGPSAAAVGFSPALGEYPTLAAEGRPDGPLRIALLGQNGVGKSSLAVALGGDMDRTASVDSEGEGYVRTVTVDDEDSTIIIFDNWRQDLSALQCEVGVLVFSVTDRRSFHRTAQLRLLLRETQPQTPIILVGNKSDLVRTREVTAQEAMSSAALFKCLYLEISASLDHRTPELLECAVRLARGQSPWPPGSSAEDMSGGGGQRGSITSRAKRFLSSLVPRYPREREGRFLRQKSRSCHDLGAL, encoded by the exons ATGCCGACAGATGTGCCCGAGGACAAGCTCAACCACGAGGAGAAGGCGACCAAG TGCGACAGCATGACTCTGTCCAGCGCCCCGGCTGTGCGCAGAGGAAGCACCCCTCTGCCCATCAAGCACCAGCTCAGGCGGGAGGAAGCCGTCCACGATGACGGCGATTGGACTTCGGGGGCGGCCGGCCCTTCCGCCGCGGCCGTCGGCTTCAGCCCGGCGCTGGGCGAATACCCGACCCTGGCGGCGGAGGGCCGGCCCGACGGGCCTCTGAGGATCGCCCTGCTGGGGCAGAACGGCGTGGGGAAGTCCTCTCTGGCCGTGGCCCTCGGCGGGGACATGGACAGGACGGCGTCCGTGGATTCCGAAG GGGAGGGTTACGTACGCACGGTCACCGTGGACGACGAGGACAGCACCATCATTATCTTTGACAACTGGAGACAG GACCTCTCGGCTCTGCAGTGCGAGGTTGGCGTTTTGGTGTTTTCGGTGACCGACCGGCGGAGCTTCCACCGAACGGCTCAGCTGAGGCTCCTCCTGAGGGAGACTCAGCCCCAAACACCCATAATCCTCGTGGGCAACAAGAGCGACCTGGTCCGAACGCGCGAGGTCACCGCTCAAG aAGCCATGTCCAGCGCCGCCCTTTTCAAATGTCTGTATCTGGAGATCTCGGCCTCCCTGGACCACCGCACTCCGGAGCTCCTGGAGTGCGCGGTGCGGCTGGCCAGGGGTCAGTCCCCGTGGCCCCCGGGGTCCAGCGCCGAAGACatgagcggcgggggggggcagcgggggagCATCACTTCCCGCGCCAAGCGCTTCCTGTCCAGCCTGGTGCCTCGGTACCCGCGGGAGCGAGAGGGCCGGTTCCTGAGGCAGAAGTCCCGCTCGTGCCACGACCTGGGGGCGCTGTGA
- the LOC120824161 gene encoding GTP-binding protein REM 2 isoform X2, whose translation MSCDSMTLSSAPAVRRGSTPLPIKHQLRREEAVHDDGDWTSGAAGPSAAAVGFSPALGEYPTLAAEGRPDGPLRIALLGQNGVGKSSLAVALGGDMDRTASVDSEGEGYVRTVTVDDEDSTIIIFDNWRQDLSALQCEVGVLVFSVTDRRSFHRTAQLRLLLRETQPQTPIILVGNKSDLVRTREVTAQEAMSSAALFKCLYLEISASLDHRTPELLECAVRLARGQSPWPPGSSAEDMSGGGGQRGSITSRAKRFLSSLVPRYPREREGRFLRQKSRSCHDLGAL comes from the exons ATGTCC TGCGACAGCATGACTCTGTCCAGCGCCCCGGCTGTGCGCAGAGGAAGCACCCCTCTGCCCATCAAGCACCAGCTCAGGCGGGAGGAAGCCGTCCACGATGACGGCGATTGGACTTCGGGGGCGGCCGGCCCTTCCGCCGCGGCCGTCGGCTTCAGCCCGGCGCTGGGCGAATACCCGACCCTGGCGGCGGAGGGCCGGCCCGACGGGCCTCTGAGGATCGCCCTGCTGGGGCAGAACGGCGTGGGGAAGTCCTCTCTGGCCGTGGCCCTCGGCGGGGACATGGACAGGACGGCGTCCGTGGATTCCGAAG GGGAGGGTTACGTACGCACGGTCACCGTGGACGACGAGGACAGCACCATCATTATCTTTGACAACTGGAGACAG GACCTCTCGGCTCTGCAGTGCGAGGTTGGCGTTTTGGTGTTTTCGGTGACCGACCGGCGGAGCTTCCACCGAACGGCTCAGCTGAGGCTCCTCCTGAGGGAGACTCAGCCCCAAACACCCATAATCCTCGTGGGCAACAAGAGCGACCTGGTCCGAACGCGCGAGGTCACCGCTCAAG aAGCCATGTCCAGCGCCGCCCTTTTCAAATGTCTGTATCTGGAGATCTCGGCCTCCCTGGACCACCGCACTCCGGAGCTCCTGGAGTGCGCGGTGCGGCTGGCCAGGGGTCAGTCCCCGTGGCCCCCGGGGTCCAGCGCCGAAGACatgagcggcgggggggggcagcgggggagCATCACTTCCCGCGCCAAGCGCTTCCTGTCCAGCCTGGTGCCTCGGTACCCGCGGGAGCGAGAGGGCCGGTTCCTGAGGCAGAAGTCCCGCTCGTGCCACGACCTGGGGGCGCTGTGA